The window TGCTTTTCGTTGGTCATTATTTTCTATTTGTTGCATTAAATGACGGATGTCAGTTAAGTCAAAATAGCGCGGTGTATAGTATTCGAATTCGGAATTTGTATAGTCAACAATACCGAGATTAGCTAAGTTGATCATACTAGCTAAAATGGTACGTCGCACACGTTGTTCAATTGCTTTACTTTCTTTTAAAATGTCATCGGGTGTATTTTTTGTAAGCATGGCCACTTTTTCATAAATTTCCTTTAACGGTGGGAGTGGTGCAATTTTATGCTTTTCGATAAGCAATTGTTCAATAATTTTAACGATATCTTCACTCCCGACTTCACCAACAATCCCCATATCATTTAAAATTGATTGAATATGATCTCGTGTCGTTTTTTTTGTATTTTTAACATCAGGCACTTCAAAATTTGTAAGCGATTGACGGATTGCCTGGATGGAATTTTTTAAACGATGCTGCTCTTCAGTGCGTTTTAGTACCATTTGTACTTCGATTTTATTGATCGGCTTGTGAATGAAAAACTCGATACCCTTTTCATAACTTTCGGCCACCATTTCTTTATTGGCTACTTGAGAAATCATTATAAAACTTCCTTCAAAACCGTTTTGGTGCAGGTTTTCAATTGTTTCGATGCCATCAAGATTAGGCATTAAAAGATCAATTAAAACAAATTCAGGTTGCATCATGAGGATCTGGGGGATAGCATCTACGCCATTTTTTGCCTCCCCAATAACCGTGCCTAAATCAAATTCATCAATAATGTCCGATAGCATTACGCGGCTAGCACGATCGTCATCAACAATAAAATAACGCATTGTTAATTTTCCTCCTCACGTAAAAGATTTGTTGGAATCCGTACAGTAAAGCGCGTTAATTGATCGCTTGTTACCGTAATAGAGCCCTGCAGGTTTTCGATAATTGTTTTCGTATGTGAAAGTCCGATACCAGTTGATGCATAACCTAATGTATTGAATTTCGAGGTATAGCCGACATCAAAAATAACGGGTAACAGATGCATATCAATCCCTATCCCATTATCTTCTACAATAAATTCCGTTGTATTTGAATGGATTTTTACTGTTAAGGTAATGATGCCCTGATGTTCGATTGCTTCAACAGCATTGGCCATTAAATTATTTAAAATGGCTAACAATGCGATATGCTCATTTGTTTTAAAATCATTTGGACAAATGGTTTTAAATTGGATTGTTTTTTGTTGTAGTTGTGCATAGTTTTCATTCGCTTCTACAATATAATTGAGTAAATCGGATAGTAAAAAGGCATCCTTAAATTCCGTATTTGTAATTTTCGCTAAGCCTGCATAAATACGTTCATGATCTTTTTTAATTTCATGCATTTCCTGTGAAATTAATAAAGCCTCTTTGCCTAAAGTAGAATCGATTGCTTTTAGTTTTTTATAAAGCTGATAGCTGTTAACAGTTAATTGTTCGACTTGATCCATCGATTTTCGAATATAAAGTACTTCCACGTACAACTCAGAATGAATAGCCATTAAATGTTGTAGTTG is drawn from Solibacillus sp. R5-41 and contains these coding sequences:
- a CDS encoding response regulator; translated protein: MRYFIVDDDRASRVMLSDIIDEFDLGTVIGEAKNGVDAIPQILMMQPEFVLIDLLMPNLDGIETIENLHQNGFEGSFIMISQVANKEMVAESYEKGIEFFIHKPINKIEVQMVLKRTEEQHRLKNSIQAIRQSLTNFEVPDVKNTKKTTRDHIQSILNDMGIVGEVGSEDIVKIIEQLLIEKHKIAPLPPLKEIYEKVAMLTKNTPDDILKESKAIEQRVRRTILASMINLANLGIVDYTNSEFEYYTPRYFDLTDIRHLMQQIENNDQRKAKVNIKKFIQVLYSEIISKAD
- a CDS encoding ATP-binding protein; translated protein: METTQPLTKTIKTILIMLLIALLTAIGSEVKIMPFDNASFRFGLGSIIFFFALLVRPVPILSTGIITAITVITWRTVFNMLQNEHTTFVSFIEYVPAGLFYIVFAICIHVIPFENIKKRPFLLGLCGMSFEVIANTLEHIATAVLYAPQLNTSNSLLLFVFVGFLRSFFVVGLYSAISLSEQKKQLQHLMAIHSELYVEVLYIRKSMDQVEQLTVNSYQLYKKLKAIDSTLGKEALLISQEMHEIKKDHERIYAGLAKITNTEFKDAFLLSDLLNYIVEANENYAQLQQKTIQFKTICPNDFKTNEHIALLAILNNLMANAVEAIEHQGIITLTVKIHSNTTEFIVEDNGIGIDMHLLPVIFDVGYTSKFNTLGYASTGIGLSHTKTIIENLQGSITVTSDQLTRFTVRIPTNLLREEEN